The Brassica napus cultivar Da-Ae chromosome C1, Da-Ae, whole genome shotgun sequence DNA segment TCCCAAGCTCTGTTTAGGATTGCAGGACTACAATGGTAGTCATTGACCAGTGCTGGTGGAACTGTCCTTAAGCGTTTGCTTTTGCGGCAAAGAGGACTGCCCTCTACTGCCCTCTCCATTTTCATCGTTGTCTACTTCAGCATTTACTAAAACATCTGCAACAACATCAGTTGGTCTTCCCAGCTCATCCTGAGGTAATCCGAGTGAGAAAGAAGGAGCCTAGCTCATCCTGAGTTAATCCGAGTGAGAAAGAAGGGGCGTGCATAAGTATAATTAAAGGCCTGTGATTAACAATAAAGGGATATGACCAAGAATTTCAAATTCAAAGCAATGATTTACCAGTGGGTCGTTCTCCTGCTTGGTAATGCTGGTAGCAGACAGGGATGTCTGTTGCTGAGTCTCACCTTCATGATGACCACTTGAGTGGGTTAGAGATTTTTGCCTGTTAGATCTCGCGTCGGAAAGTTggtatgaaaaatataaataagttgAAACTCAGCATACGATGAATCCGGATCTGCAGACTATATTTTGGCTACAACACAGAGAAACCAGATCTATATAGAATATATATGCTACAACCCAAAAAAACCGGTAGTATAAATAGGTGAGAACTAAAACAAGAAACTAGAGGCTTACCGGGCAGCGTTGGGCAGACCGAGGAGGTGTGGAATACTGACTAAGGCTCTCCATCACACTATTGATAATCTGGTCATTGGCGTCTTCACCTGATGGCTTTGCGTTACGGGAGGTACCTGACCTGCTTCTATTGACAACGGATGGTGTATGTTCTTGTGGCCGTTGCGAAGGGGGACACTGTCCTTCGTGTTCTCCGAAAACTCGGGTCTGGGATGTCTGAAGGTTGTCGTTGTTCTGTTCAGCAACCTCTTGAGGTGACTTGACAATGGACGACATAATTTCCTGTTTGAAAGCTACAAGCATTGCATCGACTGCTCCAAGCACAGTAGCTTGTTGCAGGGCCGCAGAGCTAGACACCTCTTTCACGCTCCGGATTATTGATGCAATTGAGACATCTATTTTTGAAATCTCGGGTTTCATGGCGGCAAGAATAATTGGCTTGATAGTAGATTCATCTATGACTCCAGCGGTGGTTTCCTTCATAGTGGTTTGCTTCGATGTGGGTTGCTTTCGTTTGGCCGCAACTTTGGCTGACTCTCTCATTCTCTCAACTTCCTGTTTTGTTAGGCCCCCTTTAAACATGGACTTTGAAAAACAATGATTCGCATGAATCAACTTCAGAAGGTTGTCGACTTTAGTATCTTCGACATCGTCTTTTACTACAAGAATAGACTCATCAACCGGGTGAAGAGGGTCTTGGGGAATGATGCTCATAACAAGAACCTGAATAAGAATGTATAACATAAGTAACTGGGCTTTGGAACTCTGAACCATATCGGGCAGTGAAGCAAAATCAATAGTACTAAGGACAAACCTCTGATTTTTTATCGACTTCTCGTGCGTGGGCATGGCTCAACGTCTGCTTCTTGGACTTGTTTGACCTAAGGTCTGTGTCGTCATCATCGCTGTCAGACTCGGATGAGGAGCATGCTTCTTGAACAACTTCGGTAAGTGATGGAACTGCTTCAACAATTACTAGCTGGAGGGCTAAAGCAAAACCCTGGAGCGCAATCGTATTTTGAGATAGGGAGATCTCgtcttttttcttaatgctaTTCATAAGCATGTTGAATGCCAATCTCCCCCACGGAAATGCCAAAAACTCATCTATATCACCAAGTAGCTGGACGTGTTCTTTCAACATCTTCATCTTAAGGTTCGTAGAAAGGAGAACAGAGGAAACAATGGCTAGGCAAGCGACTTTCAGCCTGGTATCTTTTTCAAAACCGGACTTCCTACGAAGCATCTTGACTGCCCTAGATACCCGCATGTCTTCAACATTACCAAAAATCTCCTGCCAGTAAGGTttctctttactctttttcttcttctttccatTGGGGTCATGCGGAATCTCACCACAAGGGAGACCGGTAACAATTGCGAACTCGCGGATGGAAAATCTTATAGGTTTTCCAGCAAATCGGAACCAAGCCTCGTGTTTCTTCTCCACTTTCAACTGCCTGGACAGGAGAAACCGTGCAAATCTTCCGGACAATTTCAACAATCTTTCCAAAAGATGACGCCTTGATATACTGGATTTCCTCTTCGTCCAGCGCGTTGAGAATAGTGTTAATAGCCCGCCACGATTGGTATGTAAGAACCCTCACGCCAACCGGTTCTTCGCCTTCTGCGAACATCATCTGGGGTAGGTTTGTTTCGCTTTCTTCGACTCCATGCGGTGGTGGATCTCCAACTCCAAGGGATTCCATCGGCTATTCTCGAAAAGATAACGAGGTTACTTCTGGTTAACCTGAAGATTGAGGAAGAGATGGGAGATAAATAGAATTTGTGGAAGGAATGCGTTTGGTTTCTGTACAGTTTTTttgcataaaacataaaaaggcTGTTTCTTGCGTTTCCaataatattcatcattctgaATGGAAGCGTGATGGGGTGGGCAACCGAAGGGTTTTCGTCAGAGTCTATAAATAATCCTATAGAGCACAGTAATACCAGTAGGGTTAGAATTGATATTATTGTAATATATACAGTCCACTGACTatttagttaataaaatatcttGCTTTGGTTATCCAGCGCAAATTCTCTTTATTAAATTCCACTTACCACAAATGTGATGTCTATAATATAGGTCTCAGTATGTAGgataattatctaaaatatatggTGTTTATTTAACGGTGTAAAGCTACACGAGCCATTTGTCGGATTCTAACAAGAGAATCTTTGTAGTAATCACGCAAAGATAAGATCTTTGCCTCACCATTTAAAGCAAACAAACTTTGTCATAACCTTACATAGGACATCAAACTCCAACTAACTTTTTCTCTTTAAATCTCCACCTATTTATAATTTACACGCTTGTTTGTTTTTGACTGATTTCCTATGTTAAATGCATATAGcaatattatgttaaaattattataaatctcCGATTCAGGTTATACACGATGAACGCAGCTTATAAAGCCTATAAAGCATAGATATGTAGGAGCTAAAGTTGTAATGTTAAGTTTCGTACAATAGCTAACTATATATATTCAAACAATTTTCAATATTAACGAAATGTATGTAAGTTTTTTTGgcaaaatgttaaatttaatatatgcaAGCCAACAAATAGCGGACACCTTTTCAATTTTCTTATATCTGTAGTTGAGAAACTATATATGCAATGAATATTGTAATAGAAAGACAGtattattttgatattaaaaagCTTTTTTGCTAATTTAAAATGTGAAGTTTAAAGTTTACAATCAAATTGTGTATCCTCTTACTCTCTGTGCAATTTCAAATGGTTCAACATACTTTTTCATTTACTGAAAATGATAAAGATAAATGGCATATCTGTATATTTCGGGTCCATctctatatttattatttacatcATTATCTATCAACCccatcttctcttcttattctCCATCTTCTCTACTGagatttttctttaacaaaaaaaaactcatcctTGAATGCACGGTGGTGCATGGATGTGGAATCATAGCAAAAACGAAGAATTGGAGGACGATGATGAATCTTGGGAAGTCAAAGCTTTCGAGCGAGACACTAAAGGCAACATCTATGGTACCACTTGGCCTCCAAGATCTTACACTTGCAATTTCTGCCGCCGTGAGTTCCGTTCTGCTCAAGCCTTAGGCGGTCACATGAATGTCCACCGCCGTGACCGTGGCTCTAAGGCTCATCAAGGTCCTGCGGTTAGAAGCGGTGGCGGCAGCGGAGGCGGTAGGACAACGTTTCTCAGTTCTTGTGTTCCACCGTCGACAACGCTTATAATCCAATCCACGGCGAGTAACAGTGAAGGCTTGTCCCACTTCAACCAATTGCAAAACCCTAATGGCATGTTTGGTAATTCCAGTGATATGGTGAATTTTTATGGTACTACGCCGTTTCCTTCGAGCAACCTTGAGTTTTCGTTGTTGAACTCGTCGGTAGAGGTTCCTCCTAGGCTTATACAATATCCGACAGGAGATGATGAGAAAGCTGGCTCGATGAAAGAGACGACGAGAACATCAGTGAATGAGCCTGATCTTGAACTTCGACTAGGGCACAAGCCACCGTGACATTTCACATTCGTGACACACTTGAGGCCTTTCATATCCATATCCATTCATACAGAGGTTGTTTACATCCTAAATTGCATTTGTGTTAAATTCTGAACTTCAATTTGGTTTAGTTGTCTATCACAATTAAATCCATTATATTTCATGCTTGGCTTCCTTGCTTTCACATATACATGTGCCTGAATTACAGATTTGTTTAAACGCTATAATTAGCATCTCGAAAATCCCTAAGAAATACATGTTTTAATGATTCCTTGGTTTAGATTTTCTTGATTATGTTAGGCCtactgttttgttttatttttgtcttcGAATTCCAACTACAGTTTATTGGAGTCAATTTATACTCTTTATGTTACAAAATGACTATGACTTAgaattttcacacatattactaaaacatattaaattttgtttataaatgtattattttgtgtttgcaaaaaaaatattattttgtgatTAACTATTCCTACAAATTTTAGCCAATAGAAGTTTAAAACAcagttaatttttaaaaatttacaatttaccattaattatctaataaaaataaattaaatataaaaatgtattttactggaacaattttttctaaaacatggatTATCTTAAAACGGATGGAATATTTTATCATCGACATTAAATTCATATTTAAAAGATGTCTCTATAACTTTTGAATGCTAGCTCAAAACTTTTGAACTATTTATAAGTGtcttcaaattatatataagaagtgttttataacaaaataagaTTTCCAGTAATTTGCTGCCATAATCTTAAGAAGACAGTTTGTTCTTTCCATTTCCATATGCTTTAGGGTTTTGGAGTATTGCGCTGATATACATATTACTAATcctaaaatgaaaagatattatagctatttttatataatattttttgggtTTGTTTTAAGGGAAATGTAATAAgtgatatataactaaattttgttattaaagTAAAATTGCCTCTTTCGAATCTCTTAATTGTTTTTTGGGGTTTCTTAACTATGTCTTACTACATTGTATTAAAAACTAATGCAAtcttaatttaaattcaaatatacATATTCTGTAGATGATTACTTTTAGGtttcaaataattaatttatccaCATGTTATACATATCCTAATCtattatacaaattatttttttggacaacctattatataaagtattatattTCAAAGTTAATAATTAATATGACTGCGACATGTCTCTTTTAACacatattgaaatattttatgataaatagaaaattatacaataattgcttaataatatttgttattgtgtctgattatatgttagaaatttctattttatgttattttcataaaatttattaatatattcatttttattcatcaattatatttattttcaagtaatatactatttaaaatttggttttatAACAGAGAGATTActactcgttttttttttaattatctgaATCAACTTCAATTTTTTCGTAATTGCTTATTTGTGCTTTTCGATAGTGATTATGGATAACGTAACGTGAAACTTGAtctaatatcaaaattttgattgaaTAAGTTTTCTGTAAGCTTTGTGCATCTTTTGCATAAATAACCTGTGATGTTAATTACACGCTTTTGATCTTGAAGTTTTCTGGTCTGTGAAGGCACTGCAAGTGTAACGCGTAACGTGTTCAACGCTCGAGAAAGGCATTATGAGAGCGAGACAATAGAGATTAATGTTGAGGAAAAATGATGTTACCTCTACCTAAATTTTTCTTGGTGATGTTGCTTCTGCGTGTGTGCATGTATCTATTTCTCGATCGCAGTTATATATACTTATAGTTCGTTCTAatctataaaaatacatatatagaaCAAAGAAACGTTACCATAAACTTAGGGTAAAGGCAACATGAATCCAGAAATGGAAGAAGATTTGAGGACCACAAATGGAAGAAGAGATAGAGAAGGCATGTGAATTCTTTTTAATTCGTTGCATGTTGCTTCTTACTCAGATCTATTTCTGTCTCCACATtcatctttatttatttattttctgtttcaatatatcaatatattaGTACTCTCttttcactaatttttttaCCCGAATTTTGGTACAACTACCAAAAattgtaaatgttttttttgacaTTATCTTGTCTCGGACCCCCACATGTGAAATTCAGAACATTTCAAAATAGGCCATTATTATGTTGTTTTTCTTCTAGTTTTGGTCCCCGCTTCCTCACCATATCTAGCATCATATTCATACGTAACCTTTATTTTGATATACTCGAGACGTGGGGTTTCGATTTATACTTGATAGGATTTACACCAATCATGACATTAATATATGTACTAATAATACtatcacaaaatataaaaaaaaaatctacaacgATCATATTCAAAATGTATTCTTATATCAACCCAAATGTTTTTTGCTCTACCCGGTTAAGTTAATCTCACTTAGAGATCCAATGCcaaattttaaatctttataATTATGTCACTTGCGttcatctttcttttttgtcGAGTACTTGCGTTCATCTATCAGCAGTTATTAGGGTTTTAAagtaagaaaatgaaaatttacttGTTTCTGCTTTAAAAGAGGACAGAAACATACCGACCAAGATTCGTGTAAAAAGCAAAACTGAGATATGTATTTGTTggtatgcaaaaaaaaaattgatgttaaaaataaataaactaaagaGGCATTTTGGGATTTGGGATGTGAGAGATGAACAGTCCATTGAATCAGTGAGATAAGATTCTTTCACTACAATGTCTTCTGATGCTCAGCAAAGGTTCGAATCCCCCATATCAATCATCCGTTGTCGCTTTCACCTTTGTTTAAATAAATCGAAAGAACTTTGGTTTGCAATTATTGACAGAAGTATTATTTATTCAGTTTTCAGTTAAGTATTCAACAATGCTTTTATGCAGAAAAATACGGCCTAAGATGGGAAGTTATTCATGTACATTATGTGAAATGCaaataataatttcatttttgttcTACTACTCATCACAAAAGAATATTTGCACTCCATCAAGGCTCGAAAGCAGTGTGGCAAAATCCTTTGACTATTTCATTTCGGGATTTCTGAAATTGATTTAATTCAAATTGAAAGTGACATTGGTCTTAAGAATTACCTTTCCTATTCGCCATAGCTTGGCCGCCATCTTCTCACGCACCAAGTCAAGCTTAAGCTAACTTTTTCTTCTATGGCAAGTTCAACTCATTAGATATGTAGTGATTGTTCGTTGACTTTTAGAGCTCGAGTCATCATTCTCTAAAGTGAACTTTTCAGATTATTGATAGCTTATCTCTGGCCTATTAATGGAATGGTGATTCTACCTGTTACAGAGATGCACTTGTGCTTAGGACTATATTTCTAACAATTTCAGTAAATGAAATTTGTCCCCAGCATTCACGCATCTATGGAACTTTAAGAAGATCGGTGAAGTTAGTTGCGATCACTTGTTTTTTTAGCTTTCTCAACaactttctgatttttttttgtcatcaacgtACCAACTCAACTAAGAGACAAACATTCGTTAAACAATTGATTATAATCAGAATAATAAGAAAAAGTTGGATACCATGCATTGTCGtctcaaattattttaaaactttgttaaaaaatcataataacaatatacttaaaataataaattgttttaaaatttaatagctTCATATCTATATAAgatttactatttttgaaattatatgcCCCACatttaaaattacataatttaCGCACTAGTATAAACAGCTACtcaactttcaattttttttttataaatcttattcCAACATTCCACTTACACATGCTTAAAACGGTCATGCCTCTATTCGTATAATTGATGGTTTGTCTCCTCTGTTGAAGCATCTTGGATTAAGAAGCGTTTTGGCTATGGAGCTTCATTTGTTGATTTGTTGTCACTTGTTCTATATAATCATTTAACTTCAAGCTTTGTCACTGTTGGAAAGCCTGGATTTAACCCTTTGGgcttttagaataaaaaatgcTATTATTCTAGAAATGCTATTAAGCAAAATGTGGTCCAAGTAATCTTGAACCAAGCTTACAatacattttagaaaaaaacttaCATTACATAGTAATGACGTTTACAAAttagcaaaaaataaataacaatttatggttTTGTCCCATACCAAGCTAAAGTTGCATTGCATGGAACTAAAATTTGTAAGGCATCGTGTAGCTGTTCCAAACCAAAGCTTTACCAAGTGGAATTCTACGTGTGATCGTCTAGCCTTGTCAGTAACCGATACAGCTTGTTGTGTTCTTTTATTTGTGAACCGACTCATTTGAGATTACATTGTATCAcaaagttttacattttttttttcaatgaatatatttacttcaaaaaatgaatatatttacttggttttatcaacaaaaaaaaagataaaaaagttatatatactTCCGTATAAAATTGTGTGGTTAACGTAACCGAAGCTTTAAGACTCTCCGTCTCTTGACAACAATGGAAtccttagagcatcattatccctaaGAGACATTTAGGgactcttaaattttttttaataattttttgttggAAAAGTGAGTTTTAGAAACTTTATTAAGAGATCGGTATATTGGTGTGGTCCATTGCaagtctcttatttaagagttcttaaaaaaaaattaaacattattttattaaactttcaaatttattgataaaattattaaacataactttttaaaaatagacttttaaataaaaacaaaaaaaaagattagtaaaataacaAGTAGAATCTTAGGGAATGTCCTTGAAGTCGAGATTGTGAGGGTAGTAGAATCCTTCCTCGTCTTTCATTTTTCTAGCCATCTGAAACTTATTATCTTCAGTAAGCAAGTCAAAAAGGAACAAAATGTTGATAGCTAGCAAGAGGGTTATCTTACAGAAAGCTTGAGCTCAACATCACATCTTAGGGAATGTCTCTCTCTGTTAATCTTTTTTCGCCTTTCTAATACTCCATTTCCATAATTGGATCTCTTCTGGATCCTCAGACACAGAAACCTGGTATGGGAACCTAAGCAACAAACAAGAAAGAGAATACATACATTATCGACACATAGCATTAAAACCTATAAGATGTCTAGTTACTTACGTCTTCTCGATTAACTAAGCCTGCAATGTTGCCTCCATCAGCCCATAGCCTTTCCACTACATCAAGTATTTTCCTACTGACCTCCACTTGGTGTTCCCAAGTGTATCCAACGCCTGATCAAGTTACATTTCGAAACATTAATGTAGAACATTACAAGacagaaacaaaacagaaaattaTAAGAGCAAAGACACCAAGGTACGTCACATACTATCAATTCATACCTCATGCTCCCACGTTGTTTATAGCCATGTGTTCTCATTCTTACTTACGCAAATTTTCTTCAGATATGACAAGGGTGGTTAGTTGTTTTTGCCTTCCTATATCATGCGTATTCATGGATCCAAAAAACAGCAAGATGCACTTAAAGATATTAATTCCAAGACTGCTCATACCTCATGCTCTATTGCTATACCGATACTAACAGCAGCTTGAACAACTTGGATACACCCATCCCATGTCCGGACATAACCAAACCCATCATCTTATGCATCACAATAACCGCCATTTTATCAGCAGGCAAAAGCTCAATGTGGGGAGCATAAGCCGCTCTAACCTTCTTGCTCTTGTTCTTCTGCAGCCTTTGCTCTCTCTCAATCACGTCTTTCATGATTCTGCTTTCACAGAGCAAAAACACGAAACcaatattgtaaaaaaaatacaatcagAAAGCATTTGGATCTACAAGAAGCATTGCATGATGAAACAATCAGAAAGCCACCATCTTTGGTCGTGAATTAAGAAACCCAACCCAGA contains these protein-coding regions:
- the LOC106427257 gene encoding uncharacterized protein LOC106427257 isoform X2, with translation MRVSRAVKMLRRKSGFEKDTRLKVACLAIVSSVLLSTNLKMKMLKEHVQLLGDIDEFLAFPWGRLAFNMLMNSIKKKDEISLSQNTIALQGFALALQLVIVEAVPSLTEVVQEACSSSESDSDDDDTDLRSNKSKKQTLSHAHAREVDKKSEVLVMSIIPQDPLHPVDESILVVKDDVEDTKVDNLLKLIHANHCFSKSMFKGGLTKQEVERMRESAKVAAKRKQPTSKQTTMKETTAGVIDESTIKPIILAAMKPEISKIDVSIASIIRSVKEVSSSAALQQATVLGAVDAMLVAFKQEIMSSIVKSPQEVAEQNNDNLQTSQTRVFGEHEGQCPPSQRPQEHTPSVVNRSRSGTSRNAKPSGEDANDQIINSVMESLSQYSTPPRSAQRCPVRLSNRHPCLLPALPSRRTTHWMS
- the LOC106427257 gene encoding uncharacterized protein LOC106427257 isoform X3 produces the protein MRVSRAVKMLRRKSGFEKDTRLKVACLAIVSSVLLSTNLKMKMLKEHVQLLGDIDEFLAFPWGRLAFNMLMNSIKKKDEISLSQNTIALQGFALALQLVIVEAVPSLTEVVQEACSSSESDSDDDDTDLRSNKSKKQTLSHAHAREVDKKSEVLVMSIIPQDPLHPVDESILVVKDDVEDTKVDNLLKLIHANHCFSKSMFKGGLTKQEVERMRESAKVAAKRKQPTSKQTTMKETTAGVIDESTIKPIILAAMKPEISKIDVSIASIIRSVKEVSSSAALQQATVLGAVDAMLVAFKQEIMSSIVKSPQEVAEQNNDNLQTSQTRVFGEHEGQCPPSQRPQEHTPSVVNRSRSGTSRNAKPSGEDANDQIINSVMESLSQYSTPPRSAQRCPAKISNPLKWSS
- the LOC106427257 gene encoding uncharacterized protein LOC106427257 isoform X4 — protein: MRVSRAVKMLRRKSGFEKDTRLKVACLAIVSSVLLSTNLKMKMLKEHVQLLGDIDEFLAFPWGRLAFNMLMNSIKKKDEISLSQNTIALQGFALALQLVIVEAVPSLTEVVQEACSSSESDSDDDDTDLRSNKSKKQTLSHAHAREVDKKSEVLVMSIIPQDPLHPVDESILVVKDDVEDTKVDNLLKLIHANHCFSKSMFKGGLTKQEVERMRESAKVAAKRKQPTSKQTTMKETTAGVIDESTIKPIILAAMKPEISKIDVSIASIIRSVKEVSSSAALQQATVLGAVDAMLVAFKQEIMSSIVKSPQEVAEQNNDNLQTSQTRVFGEHEGQCPPSQRPQEHTPSVVNRSRSGTSRNAKPSGEDANDQIINSVMESLSQYSTPPRSAQRCPI
- the LOC106427257 gene encoding uncharacterized protein LOC106427257 isoform X1, which encodes MRVSRAVKMLRRKSGFEKDTRLKVACLAIVSSVLLSTNLKMKMLKEHVQLLGDIDEFLAFPWGRLAFNMLMNSIKKKDEISLSQNTIALQGFALALQLVIVEAVPSLTEVVQEACSSSESDSDDDDTDLRSNKSKKQTLSHAHAREVDKKSEVLVMSIIPQDPLHPVDESILVVKDDVEDTKVDNLLKLIHANHCFSKSMFKGGLTKQEVERMRESAKVAAKRKQPTSKQTTMKETTAGVIDESTIKPIILAAMKPEISKIDVSIASIIRSVKEVSSSAALQQATVLGAVDAMLVAFKQEIMSSIVKSPQEVAEQNNDNLQTSQTRVFGEHEGQCPPSQRPQEHTPSVVNRSRSGTSRNAKPSGEDANDQIINSVMESLSQYSTPPRSAQRCPPKYSLQIRIHRMLSFNLFIFFIPTFRREI
- the LOC106427260 gene encoding probable transcriptional regulator RABBIT EARS, coding for MHGGAWMWNHSKNEELEDDDESWEVKAFERDTKGNIYGTTWPPRSYTCNFCRREFRSAQALGGHMNVHRRDRGSKAHQGPAVRSGGGSGGGRTTFLSSCVPPSTTLIIQSTASNSEGLSHFNQLQNPNGMFGNSSDMVNFYGTTPFPSSNLEFSLLNSSVEVPPRLIQYPTGDDEKAGSMKETTRTSVNEPDLELRLGHKPP